The Prosthecobacter sp. genome has a segment encoding these proteins:
- a CDS encoding dipeptidase, with product MNPPGLDHLLTCLRFPSVSTDSARRSDVRACAEWLLSKVREMGLTGELHETPGHPVLLAKNKHIAGRRTVLLYAHYDVQPAEPLGEWKTPAFEPTIRDGRIFCRGATDNKGQLMAHMQGLAETLAKHADLPVNLTLLFEGEEEIGSPNLKPFLEQHCDELKCDVVAISDTGMVAPGVGTFTYGLRGIACMEAKVHGPAIDLHSGIFGGAIANPVTAVARLTAILHDAEGRVKIDGFYDGVRDIADWERKAWAELGDGDAEMLELTGSPALFGEPGYTERERRWARPTAEVNGIGGGYQGEGSKTVIGREAFVKLSFRLVPDQNPDVVLKRAEAHLRAHLPKGVRLEIIPGHTGMPYLMDPHSTLGTAAQRALKKVFGDKIALIREGGSIPIVQAFKDVLKADTLLLGLALPDCQAHAPNENFPIANFEAGVRLNQALLAELV from the coding sequence ATGAATCCTCCTGGCCTCGACCATCTCCTCACCTGCCTGCGTTTTCCCTCCGTCTCCACCGACTCCGCGCGTCGTTCTGATGTGCGTGCGTGTGCCGAATGGCTCTTGAGTAAGGTGCGTGAGATGGGATTGACGGGAGAGTTGCATGAGACGCCCGGTCATCCGGTGCTGCTGGCAAAAAATAAACACATCGCCGGTCGTCGCACGGTGCTGCTGTATGCGCACTACGATGTGCAGCCTGCGGAGCCGCTGGGGGAGTGGAAAACGCCCGCGTTTGAGCCGACAATCCGCGATGGCCGCATCTTCTGCCGTGGTGCGACGGACAACAAAGGCCAGCTCATGGCGCACATGCAAGGGTTGGCCGAAACGCTGGCGAAGCATGCCGATCTGCCGGTGAATTTGACCCTGCTGTTTGAAGGTGAGGAAGAAATCGGCAGCCCGAACTTGAAGCCGTTCCTGGAACAGCATTGCGATGAGTTGAAATGCGATGTCGTGGCGATTTCGGACACCGGCATGGTCGCGCCAGGAGTCGGCACGTTCACGTATGGCTTGCGCGGCATCGCCTGCATGGAGGCCAAAGTGCATGGCCCGGCGATTGATCTGCACAGCGGCATCTTCGGTGGTGCCATTGCGAATCCAGTCACAGCCGTGGCACGTTTGACCGCCATCCTGCATGATGCGGAAGGACGTGTGAAGATCGACGGCTTCTACGACGGTGTGCGTGACATCGCGGATTGGGAGCGCAAGGCCTGGGCCGAATTGGGCGATGGTGATGCCGAGATGCTCGAACTCACCGGATCGCCTGCGCTGTTCGGCGAACCGGGCTACACCGAACGCGAACGCCGCTGGGCGCGTCCCACCGCCGAAGTGAATGGCATCGGTGGCGGTTATCAGGGCGAAGGCTCGAAGACCGTGATTGGTCGCGAAGCGTTTGTGAAGCTGTCGTTTCGTCTCGTGCCGGATCAAAACCCGGATGTCGTGCTGAAGCGCGCCGAGGCTCATTTGCGGGCACATTTGCCAAAGGGTGTTCGTCTTGAAATCATCCCAGGCCACACCGGCATGCCGTATCTGATGGACCCGCATTCCACGCTCGGCACCGCAGCCCAGCGGGCGCTGAAAAAAGTCTTCGGCGACAAGATTGCGCTCATCCGTGAAGGCGGCAGCATCCCCATCGTGCAGGCCTTCAAAGACGTGCTCAAAGCCGACACGCTGCTGCTCGGACTCGCGCTGCCGGACTGCCAGGCGCATGCGCCGAATGAGAACTTCCCCATCGCGAATTTCGAGGCCGGCGTGCGCCTGAATCAGGCGCTGCTGGCGGAGCTGGTGTGA